A single window of Culicoides brevitarsis isolate CSIRO-B50_1 chromosome 3, AGI_CSIRO_Cbre_v1, whole genome shotgun sequence DNA harbors:
- the LOC134833652 gene encoding protein hunchback, with amino-acid sequence MWDTTMMTSTATSYENFYNMPIKQELPESETESPNTHFDSKMFMEATGNALAAHHAFHPLGFNPLTPPGYPNILLPTQRNAQNDRPTTPLSTYPGVSSSLTPTHTPPIDVTPPKSPKNDFTPEKDDSECGESFDDNHSIVSSDNADLDSKVPKVNSHGKVKTHKCKQCGFVAVTKLSFWEHTKSHIKPEKMLTCPKCPFVTEYKHHLEYHLRNHQRSKPFQCPSCNYSCVNKSMLNSHLKSHSAVFQYRCADCNYATKYCHSLKLHLRKYTHKPDVVLNQDGTPNPLPIIDVYGTRRGPKTKANQTKADLEVLNVAKRMKIEENHEETTPKSAPKPEMMPSMLPSALANMFQSQNPSLFPYLNLNLQMLAAQQQAMASQLSPNFPQSPKNVAESDDFALNLTQNKTPTKNDEAPTASQDLHVTPVGKNRRKGRAFKLPSIIPKADHEMERPSSASSNENEPQSPVTRTETPESQVQSTSVDPKKSFECKFCDISFRDDVLYTIHMGYHGYNDVFKCNMCGEKCDDRVSFFLHIARSSHT; translated from the coding sequence ATGTGGGATACGACAATGATGACATCCACAGCAACTTCATACGAAAATTTCTACAACATGCCCATCAAACAGGAGCTCCCCGAAAGCGAAACTGAATCCCCCAACACACATTTCGACTCGAAAATGTTCATGGAAGCCACGGGAAATGCTCTTGCTGCTCATCACGCATTCCATCCGCTTGGCTTTAATCCTCTCACGCCGCCCGGATATCCAAATATTTTGCTTCCTACCCAAAGAAATGCCCAAAATGATCGCCCAACGACCCCATTATCGACATATCCGGGCGTCTCGAGCTCTTTAACGCCCACACATACACCTCCAATCGACGTTACGCCGCCAAAATCgccaaaaaatgatttcaccCCGGAAAAAGACGACTCAGAATGCGGCGAGTCCTTTGATGACAATCATTCGATCGTGAGTTCAGATAATGCGGATTTAGATTCAAAAGTCCCGAAGGTAAATTCTCATGGGAAAGTTAAGACGCATAAATGCAAACAGTGCGGATTTGTCGCGGTAACGAAGCTAAGTTTTTGGGAACACACAAAATCTCACATTAAACCCGAAAAAATGTTGACTTGCCCAAAATGTCCCTTCGTGACGGAATATAAGCATCATTTGGAGTACCATTTACGGAATCATCAACGTTCGAAGCCGTTTCAATGTCCCTCATGCAATTACAGCTGCGTGAACAAGTCAATGTTGAATTCGCATCTGAAGTCACATTCGGCAGTTTTTCAGTATCGATGCGCGGATTGCAATTACGCGACCAAATATTGTCACAGCTTGAAGTTGCATCTTCGGAAATACACCCACAAACCGGATGTCGTCTTAAATCAAGACGGAACTCCAAATCCCTTGCCCATAATTGACGTTTACGGGACGCGTCGCGGGCCAAAAACGAAAGCTAACCAAACAAAAGCCGATTTGGAAGTCTTGAATGTCGcaaaaaggatgaaaattgaggaaaatcaCGAAGAAACGACACCCAAAAGTGCTCCCAAGCCCGAAATGATGCCATCGATGTTGCCGAGTGCCTTGGCAAACATGTTCCAATCACAAAATCCATCCCTCTTTCCATACCTGAACCTCAATTTACAAATGTTGGCAGCTCAACAACAAGCTATGGCATCACAACTCTCCCCGAATTTCCCCCAATCGCCCAAAAATGTCGCCGAAAGTGATGATTTCGCCCTAAATTTGACGCAGAATAAGACTCCGACCAAAAATGACGAAGCCCCGACCGCATCTCAAGACCTTCATGTCACTCCCGTTGGCAAAAATCGTCGCAAGGGACGCGCCTTCAAGCTCCCGAGCATCATTCCCAAGGCAGATCACGAAATGGAACGCCCTTCGTCGGCATCGTCGAACGAAAATGAGCCCCAAAGTCCCGTAACGCGCACAGAAACGCCCGAATCGCAAGTACAATCGACATCCGTGGACCCGAAAAAATCCTtcgaatgtaaattttgtgatatttcgTTCCGAGATGACGTTCTTTATACTATTCACATGGGTTACCATGGCTACAACGATGTTTTCAAATGCAACATGTGCGGGGAAAAGTGCGACGACAGAGTTTCCTTCTTCTTGCACATTGCTCGTAGTTCgcatacgtaa